From Rutidosis leptorrhynchoides isolate AG116_Rl617_1_P2 chromosome 3, CSIRO_AGI_Rlap_v1, whole genome shotgun sequence, a single genomic window includes:
- the LOC139902756 gene encoding uncharacterized protein, protein MEFLAASLDLLFDSTSSDEEEESPPRRTRVQWNPRPFINRDREAAGLLLWNDYFLQNPAFPDDVFKRRFQMRINLFLRIKDEYLRKLTATDVTPLYLAHEEKHSFKGMLGSIDCMHWAWKNCLVGWKGQYARGDHGHLTIMLEADTAALSLFEVNGQVYPFGYNLADGIYPDWTTLIKGYSTPIDEPRVKFTRFQASARKDVERTFGVLQGSRFAILKTPARVMGVNKMRKIMYSYIVMHNMIQEDNGFALSTWEQEWFDKPEKRPHRNIRRRVKDRRSREKEIRDRNVHDQLREDLTAHIWDLPPNFRSTN, encoded by the exons ATGGAGTTTTTAGCCGCTAGTCTAGATTTGCTATTCGATAGCACCTCGTCCGACGAAGAGGAGGAAAGCCCACCTAGAAGAACTCGGGTGCAATGGAACCCACGACCTTTTATTAATAGAGATCGTGAAGCTGCGGGTCTCCTTTTGTGGAACGACTACTTTTTGCAAAATCCGGCGTTTCCAGACGACGTTTTCAAGAGACGATTTCAGATGCGAATTAATTTATTTCTACGTATCAAAGACG AATATTTGCGAAAGCTGACGGCAACTGACGTTACTCCGTTGTATTTGGCGCACGAGGAGAAACATAGTTTTAAAGGAATGTTGGGTAGTATTGACTGTATGCATTGGGCTTGGAAAAATTGTCTCGTTGGATGGAAAGGTCAATATGCTAGAGGTGATCACGGTCACCTTACGATCATGCTTGAAGCG GATACAGCTGCACTGTCTCTGTTTGAAGTAAATGGACAAGTCTATCCCTTTGGTTACAACTTAGCGGACGGGATTTATCCTGATTGGACAACCTTAATAAAGGGATACTCGACGCCTATTGATGAGCCACGAGTCAAATTTACTAGATTTCAAGCGAGTGCTCGAAAGGACGTAGAGCGTACATTTGGTGTTTTACAAGGTAGTAGGTTTGCAATTTTAAAAACTCCGGCACGAGTTATGGGCGTTAACAAGATGAGAAAGATAATGTACAGTTACATTGTTATGCACAACATGATACAAGAAGATAACGGTTTTGCCTTGAGTACTTGGGAACAAGAATGGTTTGATAAACCCGAAAAAAGGCCCCATCGTAATATTAGGAGAAGAGTCAAAGATCGAAGATCACGAGAAAAGGAAATTCGTGATCGAAACGTACACGATCAACTACGTGAAGATTTAACGGCTCATATTTGGGACCTCCCACCAAACTTTCGATCTACAAACtag